The Styela clava chromosome 11, kaStyClav1.hap1.2, whole genome shotgun sequence genome includes the window TTTAACCAAGTCGGTTTACAGTTTAGTTCACATGTTTTGGTGTATCAGCTAGTCAGAATACCAATGCAAGGAAATTAGAAATCTGATAACatagaaattttcatttaatcaAGAGATCATGATATTGTAAAGAAAAGTATATTAGAGAATGTCACTCAATTCAAACAGAATTGGGGATGAggcttgaaaaaaaattgtaagagAATTTTTCAATCCATTTCAACGGTATTTGTACAAGTTGCATAGGCTGACCCCTAACTATCACTCAAAACAAGACTGGGAAATCTGTCATTGATACATTTTTAGCCACTTTGTTTTATGAAATAACCAAGTCTACTGAAGTAATACTATGAGAGTAAAATTGTGACTAATTTTATCAAGTTATAATTAACCATATTctgtatttcaatatttcccAGGTTTGTAGgcatttcacattaaaaaaaGTTCAGCATCAGCATGCCTTCAAAATATCAGTCAGGATATAGAAACAACCAAAAAGGGGATATTGATATCTTACATTATGAAAAAAGAAGGACATCACAAAATGAGAAATCGAAAGTCGGGATGCGGCTAAAATTCTTTGAAGAAAACGCAGGGAAATCGAATGGAAATCGGATAACAAATAACAGTGACTATGCTGAGATTCAGGATGTACACCATGAAATGAACAATACAGAAGCAGTTGCGAAAGAACCCGTTTATGCTGTAGTCGATAAAAGCAAAAAATCATCCCTGAAAAAAAGAAATGCAAAAGATATCCCAGCAAGTGATTCTGTAAATGAAGCGCGTATAAAGCATGATACCCTGAGAAAGCCAAAATTTCCTGTAGATACAAGAACAACGTTTGAAAGACATTATGATTTTGATCAATTACAAAATGATAATGAAGTAGAGAAACCAAATAACTACGTAAGTACAAGTAACAATATTTTACGATGGTGAAAAATAcagcaaaaaaaatgaaaaaacagaagacattttttttaagaatttttgTGCGcatcaacaaaattaaaaaataatgaatccGCTGTATGAAATGCAATCTCTTAATAATTAGACTTCTTCAATTTCTTGATATATGGAAATGAAATTAACCACTAGAACCAAAGCTTATAAACCTGGAAAATGTTAGAAAACATATGATTTGGAAATGCACATCCATTGTGATTATAACTTACAATTTCAGGGCTTCAACCCGAATTCATGATCTACTTTCATATTTCAGTCAAAGATCTCTTCAACAACGGCAGAAGAAAAGCAAGATACAAATGGAACATATTTTGTCATCGCTTATCAATCAGCAAACGGGCAGGTAAAGAATAGAAGTGGATCACTGAAAAAGGAATCTGAATTGGCCGGACAAGATACAAGCCCGAAAGAAAGAACTTTCATGAGTGCAGCGGAGATcggaaatatttatcaaaattatccAAAAGGACTTTTTCCTACTCATAATAAAAGACTTTCTTTGCACAAAACAGATGAAACCATGCATTCAGAACAGGAAAATAAAAACGGAATACTAAAAAACGGCGACAAAATGAATGCAAGGCCAACAGAGTACCAAGAGAAAATGAAACAGAGTAAAAATGCACTTCAAGAACTCAGAAAATCATTATCAAGTGAAGAACCATTTGAATATCTGAATAGCAATGCCggaacaaaatataaaagtagGAATAGTTCGAAGCGATCTGAAGACGTAGAGAACAAAAGGATACCTAGAATTAGTGATTTAGTAGAAGAACGTGGGAAGGTAGAGAAAAAGGATTCAAACACATCTTCAATATCTAATACTTCGAATTCATCAGcattatcaaaaaaattattactgtTGGAAGAGAGAAATGTGAAAAAATCTCCGCAACCGTCGCCACGGAGATCAAAGAAactttttgtgaaaaagtttgCATGGCCTAATTCAAACGACGTtgataaatcaagaaaaatattGGAAGATGAAAACAATGATAAACCTTTGGAAAAGAAAAAGGTAGAAACACAACAAGAAATACAAAGAAAACGACACACAATAGCGGGAGTTATATATACATCAGCGGACGTTTCACCTGCATCAGTGCGATCATACAGAAGCTCAATAAGTACGCCAATTACATTATCACCAAATCTGAACCTCCCCCTTTCAGAAAAACCTCCTCAGACTAGAAGAGAAAAATTCGTAACACACAGGAATGACAGACCAAAAACTCTTAACGTTCCAATACTAAAAGAAACCggttacaaaacttcaaaatctCCTAGTTCGGACGGTACACAAACGCCAAAGTCTCCTAGATCCGATGGCTTGCGTACTCCGAAATCACAAAGATCAGATGGTATAAGAACACCGAGTTCTCAAAGTAGTTTGATGAATGGAGAATCAAGATTAGTTTTCAAGATGGATCTTGACGAAGCTTATTTAAAACAAGAAAAGAAAGTTCAACAAgaagaatttgttttatatcGGGAACATGGAATTTTTATTCCCATCAAAGACAAGAAAACACCAAAGTTGAGacgaaaaattgataaaagtTTGAAGTTAGTATAAAATTTCATCAGCATATATATAAAACCAACATTGTCACCAATTGCAGCAACTGTTTCAGGAGCCACTGTATAGGATTTCGAAGCCCCACTTCTTTTGAAAATACTGGTTGCGCCTCTGGTCACTGTTATCAAATAACAATTCAATATTGACAAAACTGTTAAACATCCTTGTTTTGATATGCAAAATGGCTGATATTcacgtttttaaaatattttacctaTTATGAGAAAAAATACCTATGTTGATATTAACTCTGCAATTCtgaaaactaaaattttatattgcaatTACAATACCATTACATACCATGAAAAACTATTTGCAAATGTTATTTGCGGTTTTGTGAAGTCTTTGAATTCCCCGGTATAGGTATAATGATGCAACCATACAAAATGATTCAAGATTTTGTGAATCAATCGTTTTTAGTAGAAGGATCCAGGTATATAACAAAATATCACAACTTAAAAACCTTAACAACATACGTTTTCATCAAACttcatataatatttcatttatattaacAAAAAGGACAACCACACATgcaatttcttttttaatacaattttttgagaatttttttatttcacagtaAATGGATCCAAACTGATGGACCTCCGATAAGGCCACCTAAGTCAACGACAGTGAGCACACAAACGGGGATAAACCCTTGCACAAGTTGCTCAAAAAAACTACAAACTCGGCCATGGAACCTACCAAACCATCTAGCCTACGGAGTTTCTCAAACTCAATCCCCTCGAAGCATAACAATAGGAACGCAAACACacagaaaacaaacaaaatcagAAAGATGTCAAACGAGTACGAGGCACTTTCAAACCTCAGAAAGTCAAACTCCAGCTCTGCCAATATTGCAAGAAAGTGCGGTTCAAGCGATAACAACAGTCAAAAGCATTGAAGTCCAAACTGCTGATGAAGACAGTGACATTTGGGGAATTGGAAGTGGAATCAGTCTTGATCGATTAATCAGAAACGAAGCAATAAAGAGAAGTCAGTCAATAGGACATGGTATTAGAGGTAAAAATTATACATGATTTAGCACCACAGCATTgctttaaaattgattttattcgAGTGGTTTAATGGAAATATTCTGGTTCTCCTGAAGATAGTAATTCCTTGTGTATCTttagatatcagtgactgcttaTATAGGGCCAAAATGGGAAAATAAGcgtcatataaaaaaattcaaaaaattgatgTTTGCAGAATACGACATAATGATCAAAACACAACCAGAATTGTCCAATTCTGATAATTCTAGAATGTCgcaaactaatcaaaacaatacAATATCATCCTaactttttaaatgaaattcaaaatccataaatataaagtataacaatttcataaattttaaaaaattttataagCCTGAATTTGGCattgaaaaaccataaaaatcATAATGAAACCACTGAATGGTATAACAATAACGCACGATGCAACTTAttaaaattgatagaaaagcgTAGTTTCGTAGCTCGAATGAGTTCACGATGATGTATACGAAGCCATCAGTCAAATTCATTGCCCAAATAATCTTAACAAAGCTCCAGTAAATGTCACAATAAGTCAATTATAGATGATGGAAAACGATGAATggaaacaataatattttgacttATAAGAGGTTAAAAAAGAATCTATGTAAAATCTTTGTTATAGTGACTAGCTTATTTTGgtcaaacagacaaacaaatacaaaggttaaataaatatttataaaaattttgatatgaaaaaatctTGATTGAAAACTCAATCTGAGGATTTTGTGCTAATAAatcatattgaaataataataagttGTGTATTAAAATGTAAAGTGGCTAAATAGGAAAAGTTAAATCAAGTATGCTAACTGCTATTCATACTCTCTATTTGACTGCACTTTCAATACCTCATGGGACATTATAAGATACTTATAATCTAATCTTAAGTGTGTTTTTGTGGTAGTtagtaaatttttcattttcttgaaaaaatatttacaaaaataaaaataaaaaatcacttCATCAATGCTAACTTGTatcatcaaaaaattttgtttaccATTTCAAGTAGCATTGAGAAAATGTGAGAGTatcatcaaaaaattttgtttactaTTTCAGGTAGCATTGAGAAAATGAGAGAACGTTCTGCAAGTATAGACATCATCTCAGATGCTCAGAAAACAACATCAAATCAAAGTGAAGCGACACAGGTTAGtatttacaaattcaaatttaaatcaacAATTCTGTGTTAAACGAAAATTCATGCGTCATGTATTATTGTGCAGGAACAGTCAGGTTCACAAGGATCGGAAACCACAGGAAAAATAACAACATACAGTTGGaatgaaaatggaaaatttgtcaaaatatttgtttcatacAGTGGAATTCATTTGATCCCAAGCAAGAATATATCAGTAAAAACAAATGGTGAGAATGCTAACAAGTAGATGAATctgaataattattttttttttaaactaacGACATTTTATTCAACTCTATTTTATGACAAGATTTTGGCTCCGAATTAGGGCATGAACGCATCTACTTACATGTAAACATAGATCCTATTTTTTGAGAAAGGACAATAAAAACTTCAAGTTCAGAATTGCCGGCCCAATTTAATACACCTTATGTGAGAGACCTGTGACTCTGTAACTCAAACCTAAGATTTCTGGAAGAAACTACCAACACAGCAAGGCCCAAATTTCCAAATATCACTCCATCAAAACTTCAAACTAAATCTTGGCCTATTCTTTGCATAACAACTATgacataattcaaaataaattgaattaccAACGTCACTGGTAATGGTTGCAACCTTCAATTGCTAAGCACAAGAATAAACGACATTCAAAAAATCAtttcgaaaatatttaatttactaAGAACAACTCTTGTTAAGTCCAATGTTGAGATGATATAAATTTAGAATACCATTTTCGAAATTGAGAAGAGAAAATTTTTGGAACACTTTTATTTgccaaaatatatttacaaacactttaaaacaaaccaaaatgttataaatctcaaaaaattacttttttatttattcaggaATCAACCTCCATCTTACAATCGAAGAAGAAGTATCACAAtcagaaaaagaagaaaacaagCTATCTTCTTCCGAAAAAAATTCTTCAACAGATCTAACAGGCAACCAGACATTAACCAGCACGCTACATTTACATCGACTTCGCAGGCCAGTTGCTTGTCTCAGTTATAACGTACAAAGAGACATGATAACAATAATGCTTCGGAAGCAGAAACAAACACCATGGAATgctttaatatttgaaaacagtATTCGATAATTACTGCAAGCCCATTGATCTATGGAAGCGTGCAAGGCTGGTAATCAACAAGCATGAAACAAAGTGATGTTTAGTCGCGCTGATGACAGTGACGGGAAAATTAACTAAAAAGCATTGGCCATACATAGAACTGGAGTAAATCAAGATAATTTTCTTTCCTTCAATGcgaaaatatatatagatatcaACATCCATCCTcattatttttctaaaatttatgGTTCAAGTCATACAATCGTCTTGCCATGATCATATatgcttattttatattaatgttTGTTGCATTGCTAAGTTCAATTTAATCCTAGCCATTTATTTCTACCTCTTactgtattattattttcacattttttaaatGCACAAACCTtatgtttaaataaaatattctggATATCATCGTCTTTTTATGGAAAGGTTTTTAAATGAGACTACaagaatttttcaataatcCTGTCAGTTGCGCAAAAtcgttatttcaaattttcaagatTTTGAGATTTGAATGAATCTCTTCTGCTACAATGCTTTTGCTATAATAATTTTGGtggttttgaaaattttgagaaaatctCCTGCGCCAGCTTAAGGATTTTCCGCTGATTAATTTTGAGGATCATCATAGCTCAACAAATGCTTATGTGTGAGATAACAGTATATTGAGTTTATATATTAGTGCCTAGATATATTGTTCattattgagttttcttataCTAAAGATATATATTGCAGCAAAGTTTTGTATACAAGCTTGAAAATACAAGTCAAATATTAGGCAAGCTAATAATACAGTTTAAAACTAAATAGTCTCAGACTCTCAGTATTCCGAATATCTACGAAATGCATGATGAATCTACAGAGCATGCTAATTGAGAATATATGAAGAGTAATTAATGTCAGATTAAGCACAAACAATGAATGTATAAAATCGAATTTCGAATGTAATTCGAAACCATTCAAAATTCTTTCTTATTGTTGAATTGAGACATAAATCCAGCAATGCCTctcatgaatatttaaaatgattcgatattaattgttttgaaatttcaaatttatgattttaggaataattcagaaaattatcattttgtaaTTCAAGTATGACAAGATATGCTTACAATTCAATTTCAGTGGACCGCAAAAAATAGAGAACCATTACAATTTCAAAACTTTATTCCAAAGCCaggttttcaatatatttcaatcagtgTCCATTCCAGTCCAGTTTTTTACTTCATTGAAAAGACTTGCAAAGGCCAACCAtcaatatatgatatcgataaatttctttcgtaattcaaaaaattttaaagcCTTTATATACACCATGTTCATTGATTCCTGTGTGTTATTTGTTGAATGTGACACAATTTAGCATATTCATTTTGGACTATCATTGCGTAAAACAATCAGCTAAATTTTACGAATAGCAGCGTCATGTTTCATGTTTATAAATTATCAAGTCTTCAATGCCAACAaagaattttgaattttgtaaaaattaatattttaaaacagcaGCAGGGCAGAAAAAATGTCTTATTAGTTGCAATTTGGAATTTGAACTAGAAATCAAACTTAATCCAATGAGAGTTTGTTACCTCAAACTGGGTTTCAAATCTGAACGCATCATTTTCAGCCAATTATTAATCATGGACAATTGAATCAATatattaaacaattttttataatttctaaaattacaTTAAATCTACATTTGTGCAATTAAGCTACAGAGTTTTAATGTGTATTACggtgatatattatatttgacgCTGTTGATTTTATAATGAAATTGGTGAATTTTCTGAGTGTTCCAAACTAAGAACCTAAATTAGACTTTGTGATAAGAATTTTTTCTATTGTCAGTAAATTTACAGATTCAAAGTTGTGGTTAAATCACTCCATTAAAATCTGAATTAGTTTGTCACACGATTTTTTTCTACCACACTACACCTTCTTGTAGAAATGATAAATGACTCTTCCTTCTCTGAGTATTAGGTACAGCAAGTCCATTGGTTATAATAGAAGATGAAGATTGCATATGATGTGCTGGGAAAGAAATTCCAACCATACAAAACTATACATCCCAGTCAGAATAGAAGTAAAACTTAAACAAAAATGGTGATTGGGGACAATTTTCGCATCAACCTCGTTACTACACACTAAGGAATGAAGATGAATGATattatgataaattttgataaaaatttgaacgagaaagcaaatttaaaaatttttcacattataattacattgaaaatatgatGTATATTGAAgaaagcaaaacaaaatatatcaagCAAAAACAGGAATCTGAAGCACAGAGATTAGGAGATAAAGCCTTTTCATTGATATTATgataattcatatttatattgagggacagcatcaggcgggccagattgaattacccaaaaAGGCCGGATTTGTCATGTCAGGTTTAACAGGTGTGGCTCAAATTATGAAGATTAACGCTCTTTTGCACAATAGTCCAAAAACCGTTTTCCTGTGATGTCTTTTTTGGTCAATACAATACAGAATTAAACCAAGAACTCCAACAAACCAAATTTCACAGGAATGAAGATCCTTGCAATCCCACATCATCCTACTATGTTACAAGTTGCCCAACAATGTGATATTATTAGTAAGACAGTAAAAATGACTTATATAAAACAGTAATTCAAAATCATTTAAATAAAGTCATTCGTGCATTCAGAGTTATTTATGGGATTAAAAAATTTCACTGGTTTGGCAACaaacaacagaaaaaaaaaattacaaaaaaataatatgaatgtattttttggaaacatttGATACATTACCAGTAACTAAAATCCTAAATTGCGCacaaagaaaaaagaaattggAAGATTActtttctcaaaaatattttcttcatcCTTCCCTGCGCAGTCCTCATGCTAACATGCGACGCATGTACAAATTACAACCAAGCACTA containing:
- the LOC120347137 gene encoding uncharacterized protein LOC120347137; the protein is MPSKYQSGYRNNQKGDIDILHYEKRRTSQNEKSKVGMRLKFFEENAGKSNGNRITNNSDYAEIQDVHHEMNNTEAVAKEPVYAVVDKSKKSSLKKRNAKDIPASDSVNEARIKHDTLRKPKFPVDTRTTFERHYDFDQLQNDNEVEKPNNYSKISSTTAEEKQDTNGTYFVIAYQSANGQVKNRSGSLKKESELAGQDTSPKERTFMSAAEIGNIYQNYPKGLFPTHNKRLSLHKTDETMHSEQENKNGILKNGDKMNARPTEYQEKMKQSKNALQELRKSLSSEEPFEYLNSNAGTKYKSRNSSKRSEDVENKRIPRISDLVEERGKVEKKDSNTSSISNTSNSSALSKKLLLLEERNVKKSPQPSPRRSKKLFVKKFAWPNSNDVDKSRKILEDENNDKPLEKKKVETQQEIQRKRHTIAGVIYTSADVSPASVRSYRSSISTPITLSPNLNLPLSEKPPQTRREKFVTHRNDRPKTLNVPILKETGYKTSKSPSSDGTQTPKSPRSDGLRTPKSQRSDGIRTPSSQSSLMNGESRLVFKMDLDEAYLKQEKKVQQEEFVLYREHGIFIPIKDKKTPKLRRKIDKSLNKWIQTDGPPIRPPKSTTVSTQTGINPCTSCSKKLQTRPWNLPNHLAYGVSQTQSPRSITIGTQTHRKQTKSERCQTSTRHFQTSESQTPALPILQESAVQAITTVKSIEVQTADEDSDIWGIGSGISLDRLIRNEAIKRSQSIGHGIRGSIEKMRERSASIDIISDAQKTTSNQSEATQEQSGSQGSETTGKITTYSWNENGKFVKIFVSYSGIHLIPSKNISVKTNGINLHLTIEEEVSQSEKEENKLSSSEKNSSTDLTGNQTLTSTLHLHRLRRPVACLSYNVQRDMITIMLRKQKQTPWNALIFENSIR